One part of the Thermococcus litoralis DSM 5473 genome encodes these proteins:
- a CDS encoding GAP family protein: protein MKKTILILFGLLSMSGRVLAEPINEFTGLTTLSVIALGILNALRPSIFLMIVFLLSMIALIDKNKVLKVGLSFTAGAFLGYTIIASVLMNLHGKFIGLRYFVVAFGILVGAYKIASSLGYVKISPSNPLREKSNRILERATSPPSAFLVGGIMSFLSLSCVLPSYLLVTSLLSDGFSLGTRAVLLGVFIGISVLPLALVTLGFHYGSRYAKLGETVNKLSKMSGRGDLAMGVILVVVSVLYLLLLG, encoded by the coding sequence ATGAAAAAGACCATCTTGATATTATTTGGTCTGTTAAGCATGAGCGGAAGAGTTCTAGCCGAGCCCATAAACGAATTTACGGGATTGACGACCCTTTCCGTAATAGCACTTGGGATTCTGAATGCATTAAGGCCCTCTATTTTCCTGATGATTGTGTTTCTCCTCTCGATGATAGCCCTGATCGACAAAAATAAGGTTCTCAAAGTTGGACTCTCGTTTACTGCGGGAGCTTTTCTGGGATATACCATAATAGCCTCCGTCTTGATGAACCTCCACGGAAAATTTATCGGCTTAAGGTACTTTGTTGTGGCATTTGGCATCTTAGTTGGAGCCTACAAAATAGCATCATCTCTGGGATATGTAAAAATATCCCCAAGCAACCCCCTGAGGGAGAAAAGCAACAGAATTCTTGAGAGGGCCACATCACCACCGAGTGCTTTTTTAGTGGGTGGCATAATGTCTTTTCTCTCTCTTTCGTGTGTTCTTCCCTCGTACCTGCTTGTAACCTCTTTGTTATCTGATGGATTCTCCTTAGGCACTAGGGCAGTACTCTTGGGAGTGTTCATTGGGATTTCAGTGCTTCCCTTGGCATTAGTTACGTTGGGGTTCCACTATGGAAGCAGATATGCAAAGCTCGGCGAAACGGTCAACAAACTCTCAAAAATGAGTGGAAGAGGGGACTTAGCCATGGGAGTGATCTTGGTGGTTGTTAGTGTTCTCTACCTTTTGCTCCTTGGATAG
- a CDS encoding TRASH domain-containing protein codes for MTKLDEVDLKLIYLLRDNSRLSISELAELLGVSRPTVRSRIERLEREGIIRKYTIQIAPELERAENLVLMIIKTENPEKLEEFNEIIEINKFTSKKYVIKVAVENMEQLRQVIEGAGFEVIDIMPVLEMKERERAIKIRVPFKCDYCGREITEEPIVYKYRNKVYFFCCETCFREFKKTRENLEKIRLSKEQKVENTNNHQDHSHG; via the coding sequence ATGACAAAGCTTGATGAGGTCGATTTGAAGCTTATTTATCTCCTTAGAGACAATTCGAGGCTTAGCATATCCGAACTCGCGGAACTATTGGGAGTAAGCAGACCAACTGTAAGATCAAGGATAGAACGGTTAGAAAGAGAAGGCATAATTAGAAAGTACACTATACAAATCGCTCCAGAGCTTGAGAGGGCTGAGAATCTGGTGCTTATGATAATAAAGACCGAAAATCCTGAAAAACTTGAAGAGTTTAACGAAATTATCGAGATCAACAAGTTCACAAGTAAAAAGTATGTCATAAAGGTTGCAGTGGAGAACATGGAACAGCTCAGACAGGTCATTGAAGGTGCTGGGTTTGAAGTGATAGATATAATGCCAGTGCTGGAGATGAAGGAAAGGGAGAGAGCCATAAAGATTAGAGTGCCTTTTAAGTGTGACTACTGTGGAAGAGAGATTACCGAAGAACCAATAGTCTACAAATACCGCAATAAAGTGTATTTCTTCTGCTGTGAGACTTGTTTTAGAGAATTCAAGAAAACAAGGGAGAACTTAGAGAAGATTAGACTATCCAAGGAGCAAAAGGTAGAGAACACTAACAACCACCAAGATCACTCCCATGGCTAA
- a CDS encoding heavy metal translocating P-type ATPase, whose protein sequence is MEINIKITGMSCASCAKTIEVALKELEGVKDVKVNLATETAYVKFDESKVSITQIIRAIESVGYGVVREKRDAIIKIGGMTCASCVKTIETALRELPGVLDVKVNLATEKATVSYDPTLVDMEEIQKIIEEFGYQFLGVEGEESIDIEKEVRERHLRDMKKKLIVAWTFGGIITLMTYRWLLGFNFEIPYMLWIQFALATPVIVYSGREMFLKAIRSLRHKTLNMDVMYSMGVGSAYIASVLATVGILPKEYNFYEASVLLLAFLLLGRYLEQVAKGRTSEAIKKLMGLQAKKATVIRDGKEVEIPITQVRVGDIVIVKPGEKIPVDGVVIEGESYVDESMITGEPIPNLKKKGDEVIGGTINKNSVLKIEAKRVGGETVLAQIIKLVEEAQNTRPPIQRIADKIVTYFIPVVLTIALLSFAYWGLIAKQPLIFAFTTLISVLVIACPCAFGMATPTALTVGMGKGAEMGILIKNGEVLEIARKATVVLFDKTGTLTKGRPEVTDIITFGMDEKELLKLVASAEKRSEHPLGEAIVRKAQELGIEVVDPEEFEAVTGKGIKAKVNGKEILAGNRKLLKENGYSIENVEEILHKLEDEAKTAIIVAIDGKIVGVIGIADTIKEHAKEAIEELHRMGKKVGMITGDNRRTANAIAKQLNIDYVLAEVLPQDKANEVKKLQEKGEVVIFVGDGINDAPALAQADIGIAVSSGTDIAMESGEIVLMRNDIRDVVKAIKLSQKTLSKIKQNFFWAMIYNIILIPIAAGFAYVLFGVTFQPEWAAGAMSLSSVSVVTNSLMLKRVRV, encoded by the coding sequence ATGGAGATCAATATAAAAATTACAGGGATGAGTTGCGCTTCATGTGCTAAAACCATAGAGGTCGCCCTCAAGGAATTAGAGGGTGTGAAGGACGTTAAAGTAAATTTGGCGACGGAGACCGCCTATGTTAAGTTCGATGAGTCAAAGGTTAGTATAACCCAAATCATTAGAGCAATAGAAAGCGTTGGCTACGGTGTAGTGAGGGAGAAGAGGGATGCAATAATAAAGATTGGTGGCATGACCTGTGCTTCATGTGTAAAAACAATAGAAACCGCCCTCAGGGAATTACCCGGCGTATTGGATGTCAAGGTAAACCTCGCCACAGAGAAGGCCACAGTTAGCTATGACCCAACATTAGTTGATATGGAAGAAATACAGAAGATCATAGAAGAATTCGGATATCAGTTTTTAGGTGTTGAGGGTGAAGAAAGCATTGATATAGAGAAGGAAGTAAGAGAGAGGCACCTAAGAGACATGAAGAAAAAGCTCATTGTCGCCTGGACATTTGGTGGCATTATAACCCTAATGACGTACAGGTGGCTTCTAGGCTTCAATTTTGAGATTCCATATATGCTATGGATCCAGTTTGCCTTAGCAACCCCAGTTATAGTGTATTCCGGAAGAGAAATGTTCCTAAAGGCTATCAGATCTTTAAGACACAAGACGCTCAACATGGACGTAATGTATTCAATGGGTGTAGGTTCAGCATATATTGCGAGTGTACTTGCAACAGTTGGCATCCTGCCGAAGGAGTACAATTTCTACGAGGCAAGCGTGCTCCTATTGGCGTTCCTGCTCCTTGGAAGATACCTCGAACAGGTGGCAAAAGGAAGAACAAGTGAGGCAATCAAGAAGCTCATGGGGCTTCAGGCAAAGAAGGCAACTGTAATCCGAGATGGAAAAGAGGTTGAAATACCCATAACTCAGGTTAGAGTAGGAGACATTGTAATAGTCAAACCGGGTGAGAAGATCCCGGTTGATGGGGTCGTGATTGAAGGAGAGAGCTATGTTGATGAATCAATGATAACAGGAGAACCAATACCAAATCTAAAGAAAAAAGGTGATGAAGTCATTGGGGGTACAATAAACAAGAACTCCGTTCTGAAGATTGAGGCAAAAAGAGTTGGTGGGGAGACAGTCTTAGCTCAAATTATCAAGCTCGTTGAGGAGGCACAGAACACAAGACCGCCAATACAGAGAATAGCAGACAAGATTGTGACATATTTCATTCCAGTAGTACTAACGATAGCCCTGCTCTCCTTTGCATACTGGGGATTAATAGCAAAGCAGCCGCTTATCTTTGCGTTCACTACTCTCATTAGTGTCTTAGTGATAGCGTGCCCATGTGCCTTTGGAATGGCAACACCAACGGCCCTAACAGTTGGAATGGGCAAGGGAGCCGAGATGGGTATACTTATTAAAAACGGCGAGGTGCTTGAGATTGCAAGAAAAGCTACGGTAGTGCTCTTTGACAAAACTGGAACCCTCACAAAAGGACGGCCTGAAGTCACGGATATAATAACCTTTGGCATGGATGAAAAAGAACTCTTAAAGCTAGTAGCATCAGCAGAGAAGCGTTCGGAGCATCCACTTGGAGAAGCAATTGTCAGAAAAGCTCAGGAACTTGGAATTGAGGTTGTAGATCCGGAAGAATTTGAGGCGGTTACTGGAAAGGGCATCAAAGCCAAGGTAAATGGAAAAGAAATACTAGCTGGAAACAGAAAACTGCTCAAAGAAAACGGATATTCAATAGAAAACGTTGAAGAAATACTTCACAAACTTGAAGACGAGGCAAAAACAGCAATAATAGTTGCTATAGACGGCAAGATAGTAGGAGTTATCGGAATCGCAGACACAATAAAGGAGCATGCGAAAGAAGCCATTGAAGAGCTTCACAGAATGGGGAAGAAAGTAGGTATGATTACTGGAGATAACAGAAGAACTGCAAATGCAATAGCAAAACAGCTCAACATAGACTATGTCCTGGCAGAGGTTCTCCCACAGGACAAGGCAAATGAAGTTAAGAAACTCCAAGAAAAGGGCGAGGTAGTTATCTTTGTAGGAGACGGTATCAACGACGCTCCTGCCTTAGCCCAAGCAGATATAGGTATAGCAGTGAGCTCTGGGACTGATATAGCGATGGAAAGCGGTGAAATAGTACTTATGAGAAACGACATAAGGGATGTCGTTAAAGCAATAAAGCTCAGTCAGAAGACGCTCTCGAAGATAAAGCAAAACTTTTTCTGGGCAATGATCTACAACATAATCCTAATTCCAATAGCCGCAGGATTCGCATACGTGCTCTTTGGAGTAACTTTCCAGCCGGAGTGGGCAGCAGGAGCTATGAGTTTGAGCAGTGTCAGTGTCGTTACAAACTCCCTCATGCTTAAGCGGGTTAGGGTTTGA
- a CDS encoding thioredoxin family protein: MIIEYDGKIDFTKGKVVLWFSIPGCPPCRLVETFMEELSEEFKDIRVIHVHAEKWEDLVDKFDILNVPTLVYLKDGKELTRQNLIRTKEEVLLKFEELRES; the protein is encoded by the coding sequence ATGATAATCGAATACGATGGAAAGATCGACTTCACTAAGGGAAAGGTTGTGCTATGGTTTTCCATCCCGGGATGTCCTCCATGCAGACTAGTTGAGACCTTTATGGAAGAATTAAGTGAGGAATTCAAAGATATCCGAGTTATCCATGTACACGCAGAGAAATGGGAAGATCTCGTGGACAAATTTGACATTCTGAATGTCCCTACACTCGTTTACCTCAAAGATGGAAAAGAGCTCACAAGGCAAAATCTCATAAGAACAAAGGAGGAAGTCCTACTGAAATTCGAAGAACTTCGTGAGAGTTAG
- a CDS encoding SagB/ThcOx family dehydrogenase, translating into MKVELPAPRLKGEMSVEEAINLRKSIRKYKDEPLTLEEVSQILWAAYGINAWGKRTSPSAGACYPFEVYVAVSKVEGLKPGLYHYDGKTHSLELVREGDLNKPLAKACLGQRHVETAPINIIIVAHYERTTRRYGERGYRYVHIDAGHMGQNIYLQVTALKLGTVAVGAFRDEEVKKVIDVPGEPLYIFPVGVPEG; encoded by the coding sequence ATGAAAGTTGAACTTCCCGCCCCAAGGCTTAAGGGCGAGATGAGTGTTGAGGAAGCGATAAACCTGAGAAAGAGCATAAGAAAATACAAAGATGAGCCGCTAACCCTTGAAGAGGTGTCTCAGATACTCTGGGCGGCTTATGGAATAAACGCCTGGGGTAAAAGAACTTCTCCAAGCGCAGGTGCTTGCTATCCATTTGAAGTTTATGTAGCGGTGTCAAAAGTAGAAGGCCTTAAGCCCGGTCTCTATCACTACGATGGGAAAACTCATAGCTTAGAGCTCGTGAGAGAAGGCGATTTAAACAAACCCTTAGCAAAAGCATGCTTAGGCCAGAGACACGTAGAAACAGCTCCGATAAACATCATAATCGTTGCACACTACGAAAGGACGACAAGAAGATACGGGGAGAGAGGATATAGGTACGTGCACATAGATGCAGGCCATATGGGCCAAAACATCTACCTTCAAGTTACCGCCCTAAAACTTGGGACTGTTGCAGTTGGGGCCTTTAGAGACGAAGAAGTCAAAAAAGTAATTGATGTGCCTGGAGAGCCTTTATACATCTTTCCTGTTGGGGTTCCAGAAGGTTAG